From Salmo trutta unplaced genomic scaffold, fSalTru1.1, whole genome shotgun sequence:
gtgtaaatactgccccctagccctaacagttAACCAGAGCCTGAAACACAGCTGGGGCAttggtaaggccaaatggcatgaccagatactcgtagtgaccactggccatgttgaaggcagtcttccactcgtccccttcccGTATCGACACAAGGTGGTAGGCGTTCCGtaggtccagcttggagaactcggtggccccctggagcggctcgaaggccgAGGAGATTAGTGGTAGCAGGTAGCGGTTCTTCACTGTGATGGTGTTGAGGCCCCTGTAGTCGATGCACAGgcgcagggttttgtccttcttctccacaaagaagaacactGCGTCCGCGGGGGAGGTAGAAGGACAGATGAACCCAGCAGCTAGGGAGtcctcaatgtaggtctccatagccttggtctccggacctGACAGAGAGTACAGTCGACCCCGGGCGGAGTGGTGCCTGGGAGgaggtcaatcccgcagtcatagggtcggTGAAACAAAATGGCCCGAGCCATACTGAACaactcccggaggtcctggtactccgctgGAATGACGGAGAGGTCCGGGTCAacttccgagcccccaggaagacgtcccggggtaGGCTGCGCTGACTACAGGCAATGAGCGTGGCAGAACGCACCAGCAGACCAGTGAATAAGgtgattgtgtcgctggagccaagaaaatcccaataccacaggaacctgaggagacttaatgagcaggaattggatcgtctcgctgtggttccctgacacatgtaggttgatgggggtggtattGTGGGGGACCCGGACTATAGAGTGCTTGTCCATcgctctaacgtccatgggaatggagaggggctgaatggggatgcccagctcggacgccatggtagcgtccataaagctctcatcggtcccagagtcgatgagtacccggagagatttcaactggttcccccacagcaaaatggcgagtaaggggagaggaaaagttctccgtatggcccaccagagtactcactcCTACCAGTGAGCCTAgtcttttagtggacaggtggAGACAAATGACCAGTAGTTACCCAATACAGGCAACTCTTAGTGTGAAGCCTGTATAGCCGTttggctggagacagcctagctctgcctagttgcattgGCTTGGGAAGAGGTGAATCATCAGACTTTGGAGACACTCAGGGGAACTTGGGTAGCCTCGGGTTCTCTCGGCAACGGAGCTGTTGGGGACTTCCGGGATGCCATCGGAGGCGAGGTGGAATCCTTGGATGTGTGAGTGAAATCgaatctcctctccttccttcgttCCCGTAGTTGCCCATCGATCCGAATGGTCAAGGCGATGTGTGAGTCGAAATCCGTCGGTAGTCCCGgggctgcaagctcgtcctttactTCAGCCGATACTCCGTGCAGGAACATGTCAAACAGCGCTTCTGGGTTCCAGGCAGTCTCAGCTTCCAACGTGTGGAAATCCACCgtatagtctgccacactgcgggagtcttgccgaagctggagtaacttccgggtagcctctctcccggacaatggAGTATAGAAAACTTTCTTTACCTccgccacaaactcctccagacttAAGCATAGGGCCGACTGTTGTTCCCATACTGCCGTAGCCCAGGCAAGAGCACTGGGCTACGGCAGTagggctgggaggttaccgtcgTGGTAGGTAGACAACAGACAacccgcggaattgctccagcaatgtgttcAACGCTCGGTCATGGCGTCTGGAaggtctggaacccttccatGAGACCATGAAGCAAATCCTCGTGCCTTcaaatggtggctccttgggagaaGGTGGCGTTgtggagctggtccgagtctaCTGGGTCAGTCATGACCAGTTTGTACTATCACATTTTAGGGAATGTGCagacagatgcagacagtgtcgaagtaacaaaagtgtattactagaacagggggcaggcaggcagaggtcagtaatccatatcagagtccaaaaggtacagaacggcaggcagtctcagggtcagggcaggcagaatggtaaaAACCGGGAAAagtagaaaacaggaactagaaacagacaggagcaagggggaaaacgctggtaggcttgacaaacaaaatgaactggcaacagacaaacagagaacacaggtataaatacactgaggataatggggaagatgggcgacacctggagtggGGAGGAGACCAGCACAAAGACGaaaaagatcagggtgtgacacctggGGCACGTCAGACATCTTGGCTTACTAATACTGTATAACACCTACTTAGGACATACACTTTACACACCTCCACCACCAGCTGGCatgtctttctctgtttctccatttctctctgAAAAGATGTTGTTGAATATTCATGTGTGATTCCGAGTTGTGAATGAGCATTAATTTTGTCGAAAGTAGAAATCATGTATTTCTGCCTCTCATCTTTCAGCCGTTCTGCCTCTCATCTTTCAGCCATTCTGCCTCTCATCTTTCAAAGCACTCTCTCAAGGGTGAGGTGTGTGTCCCTGTGCTTTTTTCTTTTGTTAAGAGAAGGAGACATGTTGCGGGggatgggatagagggagagatggagacagagaggagagatgttgCGGGggatgggatagagggagagatggagacagagaaggagagatgttGCGGGggatgggatagagggagagatggggacagagaaggagagatgttGCAGGggatgggatagagggagagatggagacagagaagagggagatTTGTTGGAGTATGTCCAAGTCGTGCTCAGGCCCACAATAGATTAGTTAGTCTGTTTTCACACTGGGGCTCCGTGTTTCACTCAGCTAACAGAGGCTAAACTGACTCTGTTGTTtttggagggagagaagagggagattaGTTAGTCTGTTTTCAGACACTGTGTTTGACTGTGTTTCACTCAGCTAACAGAGGCTAAACTGACTCTCTGTTGTTTCTGgaaggagagaaaaaggagaTGAGTTATAACAGTGGTGAttgagaggggagaagggagagtaACTCACACACATCCTTTAGGTAGTAACATCTGGACTGAACAGGTGGCTAGTGGCatgtttatacacacacacctctacacacacacattctctctttcatcgtgtgtgtatgcgtgcgtgtgtgtgtgtgtgtgtagaggtgtgtgtgtgcgtgcgtgcgtgtgtgcgcgcgcgtgtgtgtgtgcgtgcgtgtgtgtgtgtgtgtgtgtgtagaggtgtgtgtgtgtgtgcgtgcgtgtgtgtgtgtgtatgcatgcgtgtgtgtgtgtgtgtgtgtgtaaaggtgtgtgtgcgtgcgtgtgtgcgtgcgtgcgtgcgtgcgtgcgtgtgtgtgtgcgcgcgtgtgtgtgtgtgtttatcaatcttTTGGTGAATTAGTTCCATCAAACACTGAGTGCAATCATCTTCACAGTAAAGCTGAAATCTATAAGAGTTAAATGACTCTACATAAATAATGAGACATTAGATTAGATATCGAACTGTAGAATTTCAGGGTGGACAACTGGAAAACAATGACTTATGAGATGAAAAATGTTGACTATTATAAACCAAAGGTACTTTATGCATTGAAATAAATAGATTCAATGTGGTTGGTCGTTTGTGGACATGGTGCCGATTTACGTTGTCTTCTTCTTCTCAAGCTCCTACTGTTGTCTCGTTCTCCTTTGATGTGGGGAACGGTCCAGTGGAGTTGGCCGTCCATTCAGCCACGCCCCTCAATGATGACCAATGGCATCGCGTGATGGCGGAGCGGAACGTGAAGGAGGCGGTGCTACAGCTGGATCTGAACTATAAGGAAGCTCGTCCCGCCCCTCCACAGGGACACACAAGGCTAGAGCTGTTTAGTCAGCTTTATGTGggtaagagacacacacacacacacacacatgcacgctcaCACACCAACAGAAAAGTAGTACAATACTATACTACGTTTTAATTTCATTCAACAATATTGCCTATATTTTCACTttacaaaatgtataaaattggTGATATAGTTTGTGCCAGTataatggcaggtagcctagtggttagagcgttgcgccagtaaccaaaaggttgctagattgaatccccaagctgacaaggtaaaaatctgtcgttctgcccctgaacaagactgttaacccactgttcctaggccgtcattgtaaataagaatttgttcttaactgacttgcctagttaaataaaggtataaaaatACATTAGTAAGGGCCACGGTGTCTTTATGTTTCCCTAAGTAGGTTCTCTGAAGCTTAGACACGACTGGTGATAGTGAAGATAAGCTCTTAAGGTTTCATCAGATATCACACTGTTTCACATGCACACATGGCTGATGTTAACAAAGTTAAAGGAATTATGTGAGTAAAACCAACCTAATTCACTTAGTCCTGACTCTTTATCTTTATGACTGGGTTAGAGTATTAACAGTTGCAGAGGATTAAGACTTTTCAACAGCACACAGAGACAATGGATTAGGTCCTCATTATGGCACACTGAATGGCTCTACATGTACAGTGTGAGATTTTGATTGTTTCCtccgctccctctcttctccacacAATGACTGTGAAGGTCATTAggagcagaggagaacagaagtTAAAGAGCTGAATGGCTGGTCTTTATCTTTTCCTTTCACTCCTCTGTCTCAGCCTGCTGACCTGCCAATACTTTAACACTGACGACAGGGATGAAACTGGATTTAGGATGGAGAGAAAAACTGCTGAGCTTGAATTAAATTatctttccttccttctttctctctctgactctgaaaagTTATTTTCCTTTGAGACACTTCTCAATTCCAATCAGACATTCCAAAGTCTGATAGTTCTGAATTCCAATAAGACATTCCAAATTCCATCATCTCATCAATTTTTGGCGGATTGGATGGAAGAACATTATCACACTGCAGCTTCCTGAATTGCCAGAAGGGATTAATAAAGTTATATTGAATTGAATCGAATTAAAGTAAATAGAATCGATCTTTATATGCCACCGTTAGCCATACAGCCATAGAGGCACATATTGATTTGTGATAGGAAACTTTAATAACAGCTTATAAAGAGTGATACAGCTCATAGTTTGGCTATCTCATCTGCATGTATAGTAGGTTTCAGGGAACCAACTCGCTGAATAACCCCTCGGGGATCAATCTATCAATCTAATCGACATCAGATCATCAACTAAACCCAATCAGTTCTTCCATCACCTCCATACAGCCATGGGACCTATTAGTTTATGTTGGATCAGAGAGGAGCGCTAGAAAACTCCTGACTGTGCCTCTCTAGCAGATCATCAGCATGTGTCAGAGCATTGTGGGTATTTGCCTGGTCGGGGGAAATTGAATCAGGCTCAGATGGGATCTACAGTGGGTGTGATTTGCATTCTAAAACTGGTGTTTAAACACAGAGGTACAGGGGAAAAAACAGCCGGATATCTCACCTAGGTGGTTCCTACATGATTTGGGTTATTTATGTGTGATATTGTTTGGTAATAAGTTAtattttaaatgttgatattataTTGCATTATTTCATAAATGTTCTGCATGTTTTTCATGTTGTTCtttttctctttgtttctctttTTTATTCGTTGCATGCTCTCCTCGTCTCACCATGTGTGTGACTGGCTCGGTCACTgcatgtgtgttatgtgtgtgtgtgtgtgacacggtGTTTGTGATGCAACTCTAACAGGGAAGCCTGCTTCATTGACCTGCAAAGACAGTAGGTAACATTAACGTGtgaatatactgaacaaaaatataaacccaacatgtaaagtgttggtctcatgtttcatgagctgaaataaaagatcccagaaatgttccatatgcacaaaaagcttatttctctcaaattttgggcacaaatttgtttacatcccttttagtgagcatttctcctttgccaagataatccattcatctgacaggtgtggcatatcaagaaacggATAaaaaaaagcatgatcattacacaggtgcaccttgtgctgggtacaatataaaaacactctaaaatgtgcagcattatcacacaacacaatgccacagatgtctcaagttgagggagcatgcaattggcatgttgactgcaggaatgtccaccagagctgttttcAGAGAATTTAATGATaatgtctctaccataagccacctccaacatcgttttagagaatctggcagtatgtccaactggccagCCCAgactaggacctccacatccgacttcttcacctgcgggatcgtctgagaccagccacctggacagctgataaaactgaggagtatttctgtctgtaacaaAGCCCttctgtggggaaaaactcattctgattggctgggcctggctccccagtgggtgggcctggtcccaaatcatgtgaaatccatagattagggcctaatgaatttatttcaatagagtgatttccttctatgaactgtaactcagtaaaatctatgAAATTGGTGCATGTTGCATGTATATGTTTGTCAGTATAGAAACAGATGTATAATATACATAACTATAGGTGTTGACTTTCAGTTTATGTCCATGCAGTCTTTTCCATTTCATGCAGGGCCGCTGGTAGGTCTTCTGGTCTGTGTCCATGTTTGCTAATGTCTCTCCTGGCCTTGGTATGCACTGTGTGGCTCATAGAGGGAAGGTATTCTACTGGATattgtgtgtgagggtgtgtgtgtggggggggttctgtgtgtgtgtgtgtgtgtgtgtgtgtgtgtgtgtgtgtgtgtgtgtgtgtgtgtgtgtgtgtgtgtgtgtgtgtgtgtgtgtgtgtgtgtgtgtgtgtgtaagaaagtGGGGGTCTCCCCCTAGACAGTGCTGTCCGAATGAATATAATATGCTAGTTCATTAGTACATCATTACAGAGTCATTTACCTATGGAGGCAGCCAGAGAGAGGCCAGgagtgcaccacacacacacacactaacacacactagcACACGACTTGAgtggtgggcaactccagtcctggaGGGCCACAATGTCTGCCTGATGTAGATCTGGCTAAATGGGTGTGTGACATCTCCAGCCAATCAGCCGCACTAATAAATCCATTAAGTGCCAAGGTGAGGTTAAATAGGGCTGGAGCGCCTCTCCTCTGGCCTGTTAAGTCACTGCGAACATCAACAGTCATATATACCCCCAGCTCAACCTCAAGGGAAATTATCTCTATTTCTAGCACAGAATTCATCCTatctctctttgttctctctctatGTTCTTACTCTTCTCCCTCTCACTGTCTCTAGGTGCAGCAGGGGGTCAGAGGGGGTTTCTGGGATGCATTCGCTCCCTCAGGATGAATGGTGTGACCCTTGACCTTGAAGAGAGGGCCAAGGTGacgattggttgattgatttccTTAATTTCATAATCTAAAAATAAATCAAGTTGTTCTCTTTACTAACGCAAATGAAGAGCATCCAAAAGTCAaactctccctatctctctctccatctctctctccatctctctccctccatctctctctctctccatctctttcgctctccatctctatccctttctctctctctaggtaaCTCCAGGTGTAAAGCCAGGCTGTCAGGGTCATTGTACCAGTTATGGGATGTACTGCAGGAACGGAGGAAAGTGTGTGGAGAAATATAATGGCTACTCCTGTGACTGCACTGCCACGGCATACGACGGACCCTTCTGCACCAAAGGTGAGAGCTAATCGCCGAACCCTGAAATTACTGCTATGCTATTGGACGGTGTAACCAGCCGCCTTTGTTTACGGAGGAACGGCAATATTTACTCAGAAGTAAGAGTTAGTTTCTGTCAGTCGCAGTGAGACTTCATAGCAAGAAAGTTGACACATGAATTCATTTGTTTCCTAAACTTAAGcttgttttcctgtgttttaccCCAGTCGGGGGTGACGACACCGGGAGTATGTGTCAGATGACAGCATGTGGGAATAGAAAACATAAAACAGGAATATGCAGAGTAGCTGACATGAAAGGACTTCcccagtgttctgtgtgtgtaaACTGAAAATGAGGTCTTGAATGTAATGGAAACtagtgtgtgcatgagtgtgtgtgtttatttatctACACGTGAGTGTGTGTTATGCCCTTCAGATACTCCAGAGGATCCTTTCCCCCTGCTCCCTCTGTTCTCCTGTCTGTGTCATATGAGTGCAGTCATAATATGAATAAGAATATTATTATCAGGACTGTTTCATTCTGCTGCTGCTGTACTGCCATTCCCTGGGGTCACAGACCGACAACTATGACTCCGTaatgaacaacacacacacaccttacaacaGAGGGTGATGTTCTGTTCTCATCAGCATCTCTGCTGCCTGTAGTTACAGACATAGCAACCTCTCCCTcgatgtcagtaagaccaaggagatgatcgtggactataggaggaAGAAGGAagagcgcttcaagttccttggcgtccacattattgaggacttaacatggtccacacacacccgcacagctgtgaagagggcacggcagcgcctcttcctcctcaggaggctgaaagatTTGTCAtgagccctcagatcctcaaaaagttctacagctgcaccatcgagagcatcttgactggctgcatcaccgatTGGTATGGAAATGCACCGCCCTTGACCGCAAAGCACTActgagggtggtgcggacagcccagtacactagggccgagacagcttctaccccaagccataagactactaaaaAGCCAGACTGATAAATAGTAAATGAATggtacccaaactatctgcaacactatctgcactgaccctacgTACACTCTCCagactttatatacacaccatatacactgaatatacaaaacatgctctttccatgtcatagactgaccaggtgaatccaggtgaatgatCCCTTATTCATATCACTTgttgaatccacttcaatcagtgtagatgaaggggaggagacaggttaaagaaggatacactacatacagtacgcacacacacacaacatacacacgcataccgacacaacacatatacatacacattacacacacacgcttttatactcatcatatgctgctgcttCTCTGTCTTTATTTGACTTTTAttgttatctatcctgatgcctagtcactttaccctgtcttcatgtacatatctacctcaaataccttgtatcTCTACACTGGGTGCCAGTACCgagtctatatacacggggtgcCAGTACCGAGTCTATATACTCGGGGTGCCAGTACCgagtctatatacacggggtgcCAGTACCGAGTCTATATACTCGGGGTGCCAGTACCgagtctatatacacggggtgccagtaccgagtctatatacacggggtgccagtaccgagtctatatacacggggtgcCAGTACCGAGTCTATATACTCGGGGTGCCAGTACCgagtctatatacacggggtgccagtaccgagtctatatacacgggggtgccagtaccgagtctatatacacggggtgccagtaccgagtctatatacacggggtgcCAGTACCAGAGTCTATATACTCGGGGTGCCAGTACCgagtctatatacacggggtgcCAGTACCGAGTCTATATACTCAGGGTGCCAGTACCgagtctatatacacggggtgccagtaccgagtctatatacacggggtgccagtaccgagtctatatacacggggtgcCAGAACCgagtctatatacacggggtgccagtaccgagtctatatacacggggtgcCAGTACCGAGTCTATATACACGGTGTGCCAGTACCgagtctatatacacggggtgccagtaccgagtctatatacacggggtgccagtaccgagtctatatacacggggtgccagtaccgagtctatatacacggggtgccagtaccgagtctatatacacggggtgGCAGTACCgagtctatatacacggggtgccagtaccgagtctatatacacggggtgccagtaccgagtctatatacacggggtgcCAGTGCAgagtctatatacacggggtgccagtaccgaagtaccgagtcgatgtgcaggtgtacgaggtcattgaggtagatcTGTACATATAGCTAGGgataaagtaactaggcaacaggatagataataaacagtaacagcagcgtatctGTCAAAAGGGGTCAATATAGATACAGTCTtctgggtagctattggttaattatttaactaactatttagcagtcttatagcttggtggTAGACGCTGTTAAGGGTCCTGTTTGTTCCAGACTTGGCGCATCGGTACAGGTTTGCTGTGCAGTAGcggagagaatagtctatgacttgggtggctggagtctttgacaatttttaggcccATCCTCTGACACTACCTGGTATAGAGATGCTGGATGGCAGagagcttggccccaatgatttactgggccgttcgcactaccctctgttgcgcgttgtggtcggatgccaagaagttaccataccaagtggtgatacagccagtcaagatgctctcagtggtgcagctgtagaacttgttgaggatctgagggccatgCCGAAtcctttcagcctcctgagggggaagaggtgttgtcgtggcCTTTTCACGACTGTGTTGATTTGTGTGAATGGACACtggggaacttgaagctctcgacccgctcgaCAATAGCATCTTCGATCGGATGGAGGTGTGTTCAGccttccttttcctgttgtccatgatcagctcctttgtcttgctgacactgagggagaggttgttgtcctggcaccacactgccaggtctctgaccttctccatgtaggctgtcttattgtcgtcggtgatcaggcctactaccgttgtttcgtctgcaaacttaatgatgatgttggaatcgtgcgtggccacacagtcgtgggtgaacagggagtacaggaggtgactaaacacgcacccctgagggtcccccATGGCGGATGTATTGttgcctacactcaccacctgggggcggcggcccatcaggaagtcccaggatccagttgcagagggaggtgtttaatcccaagGTCCTTAGTGATAAGCTTGGAGGccacaatggtgttgaacactgagctgtagtcaatgaacagaattctcacgTAATTGTtcatttgtccaggtgggaaagggcattgtggagtgcaatagagattgcgtcatccaCGGATCTTTTAGggaggtatgtgaattggagtgtgtcctgggtgtctgggatgatggtgttgatgtgagccatgaccagcctttcaaaacatttaatggctacagatgtgagtgctacagggcgatcgTCATTGAGGCAGGTTActttggcgttcttgggcacagggactatggtggtctgctggagattacagactgggtcaaggagatgtcagtgaagacacttgccagctggtcagcacatgttCTGAGTACGTgacctggtaatccgtctggcccttgtggccttgtgaatgttaacttgtttaaaggtcttgctcacatccgCTACGGagggcgtgatcacacagtcgtccagaacagttAGTGCTCTCATGCATAGTTCAGTGTTGCTAGACTCGAAGCGCGCAGAAaaggtatttagctcgtctggtaggcttgtgtcactggacagcttgtggctgggtttccctttgtaatctgtgatagtttgcaagccctgccacatccgacgagccgttgtagtaggattcgatcttagtcctgtattgacactttgcctgtttgatgggtTGTCGGAGGGCGtggcaggatttcttataagcgtctagATTAGTGTCCCTCTCCTATCAAaaagcagctctagcctttagctcagtgcggatgttgcctgtaatccatggcttctggtttggatatgtacgtacggtcactgtggggacgatgtcatcaatgcacttattaatgaagccagttaCTGATGTGGgatactcctcaatgtcattggcTATATAGCTCAatttttgtgtattttattttattcctgtTGTGTTACTATTTTAAACTCTGCTttgttgggaagggcttgtaagcaagcatttcacggtaaagtcccCACCAGTTGACCTTCTGCGtgtatgtgttctctcctctctctaagaTGTGGGGGGCTTCTTTGAGGCGGGCACTCTGGTGAGATACAACTTCCTGTCAGAGGCAGCAGCAGCCAATCAGGACGCAAGGTTCCTTGCCCAACCTTTGACTGCACAGGAAATGAATCTGACAGGAGAAGCAGTAGCGTTTAGCTTCAGTACGTCCAACACACCGGCAATACTGCTGTACGTCAGCTCCAAGACACAAGACTACCTGGCACTGGTGCTACGACAGAATGGTGAGACACTAACACATACAGACACTtatcaacacacacagacacgtgggCTCTGCCTCTCAGGTATGTTGCAGATGCAGTATGTAAGGtctcttgttgtgtgtgtgtgtgtgtacgtgtgtgcgtatgtgtgtgtttgtgtgtgtaggaaCTCTCCAGGTGCGGTATAACCTAGGCGGTCTCAAGGAGCCGTTCACCATAGACGTGGACCAGCGTAACCTAGCCAACGGACAGCCACACACTATCAACATGTCCAGAATCAACAGGACTATCACCAtacaggtatgcacacacacctTCACTCCGCCGTCCAAGCATAGTCTATGATGACTTCAGACATGTCCATTTCTAACCACAAGAGGGAGACAAAAGCCTCTCTAATTGTCACAGGACTTGAGGGATTGACAATGGCTTGATGCTTCATGGATATGAGTAGGCCTGTTTGTACAAAGATCCACAACGATGTTGATGATTGACTATGGAAATGGTTCAGTGGTTTGCATCAtgatcttctctctctccctcatgctcTCTTTT
This genomic window contains:
- the LOC115184910 gene encoding contactin-associated protein-like 2 → GTPYTWWVGRSSEKHFYWGGSGPGIQKCSCGIDRNCTDPKYDCNCDADHKQWREDSGLLVYKDHLPVSQVAVGDTNRQGSEAKLTIGPLRCQGDHNYWNAASFTTPSSYLHFSTFQGETSADISFYFKTSAPYGVFLENLGNTDFIRLELKSPTVVSFSFDVGNGPVELAVHSATPLNDDQWHRVMAERNVKEAVLQLDLNYKEARPAPPQGHTRLELFSQLYVGAAGGQRGFLGCIRSLRMNGVTLDLEERAKVTPGVKPGCQGHCTSYGMYCRNGGKCVEKYNGYSCDCTATAYDGPFCTKDVGGFFEAGTLVRYNFLSEAAAANQDARFLAQPLTAQEMNLTGEAVAFSFSTSNTPAILLYVSSKTQDYLALVLRQNGTLQVRYNLGGLKEPFTIDVDQRNLANGQPHTINMSRINRTITIQLDHYPPVSYSLPEASNTQFNLVKTLFLGKVFGEYRHLCCQ